The proteins below come from a single Eucalyptus grandis isolate ANBG69807.140 chromosome 3, ASM1654582v1, whole genome shotgun sequence genomic window:
- the LOC104440052 gene encoding uncharacterized protein LOC104440052, which produces MVLSETKVKRPAAAALLEVVECCCCGFKEECTLGYARRVRERHGGRWACGLCEEAIKDAMAAAAAGLPGPGREAARLEEALSRHSELCRRCRTPVPPRHSAEELVQRLKRLLRRILDAQPREGSN; this is translated from the coding sequence ATGGTGCTGAGCGAGACCAAGGTGAAGAGgcccgccgccgctgccctgCTCGAGGTCGTGGAGTGCTGCTGCTGCGGGTTCAAGGAGGAGTGCACGCTCGGGTACGCACGGCGCGTGAGGGAGCGGCACGGGGGCCGGTGGGCGTGCGGGCTCTGCGAGGAGGCCATCAAGGAcgcgatggcggcggcggcagcggggTTGCCGGGACCGGGGAGAGAGGCGGCGAGGCTGGAGGAGGCGCTGAGCCGGCACTCCGAGCTCTGCAGGCGGTGCCGGACTCCCGTTCCACCGCGGCATTCCGCAGAGGAGCTGGTCCAGCGCCTGAAGCGTCTCCTGCGGCGAATCCTGGACGCTCAGCCCAGGGAAGGAAGCAACTAA
- the LOC104437940 gene encoding LOW QUALITY PROTEIN: endoribonuclease Dicer homolog 3 (The sequence of the model RefSeq protein was modified relative to this genomic sequence to represent the inferred CDS: inserted 1 base in 1 codon), protein MDTAERGRHGLKRSFDDMNSSRTETGPEGTDDLVQGQSFQPRSYQVKVYEVAMRRNTIAVLGTGSGKTIISVMLIKDIAQSMKSSGEKKLMVFLAPTVHLVNQQYKFISNHTGLQVGEYCGAKGIDEWNVKIWEKEISEHDVLVMTPQILLDALRKAFLNLDMVSLMIIDECHHSTKNHPYTKIMKEFYHKSSKKPKIFGMTASPVSRKGVSSTVHCDGQISELESILDSQIYTVEDRMEIEVYVPSAKEICWFFDQPQFSNASLKENMEASWSKFDASLLKLQGSFESHFKDMDERFKMMRKRLSNDHSKIMYCLDDLGLICAYEAVQVCLENASNAKEECDIYRESSLQCRYYLEEVSQLIGDSLSLGDEFTVEGGANCQRALEMGYVTPKLYELLQIFLSFGGAGLVLCLIFVDRIVAAKVIERFVKKRVSVLSHFMVAYITGNNSSVDALAPKVQKETLESFRSGKVNLLFATDVVEEGIHVPSCSYVIRFDLPKTVRSYVQSRGRARQDNSQYLIMLERGNIKQRDQLFDFIRSERSMTNTAINRDPFESNLKVCTFEETDAYXVDITGALVTADSSVSLIHRYCEKLPHDKYSTPKPEFQFSDSGGSCECTLTLPPNAAFRTLVGPLSRNCHLAKQRVCLEACEKLHRMGALDDRLLPSIEETSEKAATSKGKESFAGVSAVVGVGTTKRKELHGMTNIRALSGTWGEKTDGTIFEAYKFDFSSSIVGEFYSPFVLLIERKLDDDVANTEVDLYLLKKTVKVSVSSCGQLQMDSEQMMKAKRFQEFFFNGLFGRLFVGSKSSRKKREFLLNKEASFCWNPDYMYLLLPLEMSKTSSVDSWKINWTAITSCFDAVEFMKKEHSFGTEDSKSKTVSSVPSGTLPAEIDEDKKIHFADGSLGACKLKQVVVVAIHTGRIYSILEVASDMSADSPFEGNADGGSSKFSSYAEYFNKKYGIVLKYPGQPLLRLKQSHNPYNLLVNFVEKGRKGKASQPGCVEKPLNHVYMPPELLLTVDVPVYAMKAFYLLPSLLHRLESLMLASQLRGEINCPIHVPSSLILEALTTLRCCESFSMERLELLGDSVLKYAVSNHLFLKYPEKHEGQLSAQRSLAVCNATLHKRGTDCQLQGYIRDSAFDPRRWVAPGQRTLFPCPCSCGVDTPNVPLDIKFSTEDPKIVVGKCCDRGHRWMGSKTISDCLEALIGAFYVSGGLIAALHMNKWLGIDTEVDSSSVVEAINSAALHSFVLSTDDLDILESKIGYNFSVKGLLHEAITHASCQEQGLPYCYQRLEFLGDSVLDILITWYLYQSHADVDPGELTDLRSASVNNENFAQVAVRHNFEKHLQHCSTSLQSQIMEYVQSFNRPEIDTRDLQHMKGPKALGDMVESIAGAILIDTKLNLDEVWRIFKPLLSPIVTPDKLELPPWRELNELCDHLGYFVKENCVNKGETVHAEIRLRLDDDELFGQGYERCKKDAKGKAALHLLKQLEKRGISFNKSVAKKKKHSSEDDADLSPLQAMVDKDSHGMDGDISGPEPCKKQRTSGSQLPTEADGKIVPVDCSVKESNFDSSEPVLVTVNMKKGGPRSSLFELCRKLLWPMPKFETTEQKSKTPIEFGEGAEKKVGFSSFTSKIILHIPKFGDMESTGDPKADKKSSFDSAVLTIFNELEKQGRIIIAKE, encoded by the exons ATGGATACGGCAGAGCGGGGCAGGCACGGCCTCAAGCGCAGCTTCGACGACATGAACTCGTCGAGAACGGAGACGGGTCCCGAGGGGACTGACGACTTGGTTCAAGGCCAGAGCTTCCAGCCCAGAAG TTATCAAGTGAAGGTTTATGAGGTTGCCATGAGGAGAAACACGATTGCAGTgctgggaaccggttccggaAAGACAATTATATCTGTGATGCTTATTAAGGACATAGCCCAATCTATGAAGTCGAGCGGAGAGAAAAAGTTGATGGTTTTCTTGGCTCCGACGGTCCATCTCGTTAATCAG CAATATAAGTTTATAAGCAATCACACTGGTCTGCAAGTGGGGGAATATTGTGGAGCCAAAGGCATTGATGAATGGAATGTGAAAATCTGGGAGAAGGAAATCAGCGAGCACGAT GTGCTGGTCATGACCCCACAGATTTTATTGGATGCTTTGAGAAAAGCATTCCTCAATTTGGACATGGTGAGCCTGATGATAATTGATGAATGCCATCATTCCACAAAAAACCATCCTTATACAAAAATAATGAAG GAGTTTTATCACAAAAGCAGTAAGAAGCCAAAGATTTTTGGAATGACAGCTTCGCCTGTATCTCGTAAAG GGGTTTCCTCCACCGTGCATTGTGACGGACAAATATCAGAGCTCGAGAGCATTTTGGATTCCCAG ATATACACTGTTGAGGACCGGATGGAGATAGAAGTCTATGTTCCATCTGCCAAAGAAATATGTTGGTTCTTTGACCAACCGCAGTTTTCAAATGCATCTTTGAAGGAAAATATGGAAGCTTCATGGTCCAAG TTTGATGCTTCCTTGTTAAAGTTGCAAGGCTCCTTTGAAAGTCATTTCAAAGACATGGACGAAAGGTTTAAGATGATGCGGAAGCGTTTGTCCAATGACCACTCAAAGATTATGTATTGCCTTGATGATCTCGGTCTCATTTGTGCTTATGAG GCTGTTCAAGTCTGTTTAGAGAATGCTTCGAACGCCAAAGAGGAATGTGATATTTATAGAGAGAGTTCCTTGCAGTGTAGATATTATCTTGAGGAAGTGTCACAGTTAATTGGGGACTCCTTGTCACTTG GTGATGAGTTTACTGTGGAAGGTGGGGCAAACTGTCAAAGAGCATTGGAGATGGGCTACGTAACTCCAAAGCTATACGAGCTCCTTCAGATTTTCCTGTCATTTGG AGGTGCAGGGCTGGTACTTTGCCTCATCTTTGTTGACAGAATTGTTGCAGCAAAAGTGATAGAGAGATTTGTAAAGAAGAGAGTCTCTGTCCTATCTCATTTCATGGTGGCGTACATAACTGGAAACAATTCTTCGGTTGATGCCCTGGCACCAAAAGTGCAGAAGGAAACCCTGGAATCATTTCGCTCCGGCAAG GTGAATCTGCTCTTTGCAACTGATGTGGTCGAGGAAGGGATTCATGTGCCGAGCTGTTCGTATGTTATACGCTTTGACCTTCCAAAGACGGTCCGCAGTTATGTCCAGTCTCGCGGACGGGCACGGCAGGATAACTCCCAGTATCTTATCATGCTTGAGAG GGGAAACATAAAGCAAAGGGATCAACTATTTGACTTCATTCGGAGTGAACGATCCATGACCAACACAGCCATAAACAGAGATCCGTTTGAGAGCAACTTGAAAGTTTGCACATTCGAGGAAACGGATGCAT TTGTTGATATAACTGGAGCTTTAGTCACTGCGGATTCAAGCGTTAGTCTCATTCATCGATATTGTGAGAAACTTCCTCATGACAA GTACTCCACTCCAAAGccagaatttcaattttcagatTCAGGTGGATCTTGTGAATGCACTTTGACGTTGCCTCCTAATGCAGCCTTTCGGACATTAGTAGGTCCCTTGAGCAGGAATTGTCATTTAGCCAAGCAACGGGTATGCTTGGAAGCTTGTGAGAAGCTGCATCGTATGGGTGCTTTAGACGATCGTCTTCTTCCCAGCATTGAGGAGACCTCAGAAAAGGCCGCTACTTCTAAAGGCAAAGAATCATTTGCAGGCGTAAGTGCAGTTGTGGGTGTAG gtacaacaaaaagaaaggagttACATGGAATGACAAACATCCGTGCATTATCAGGAACATGGGGTGAAAAAACTGATGGGACAATTTTTGAGGCCTATAAATTTGATTTCTCCAGTAGTATTGTTGGCgaattttactctccatttgttCTTCTGATTGAGCGTAAGCTTGATGATGACGTGGCTAATACAGAAGTGGATCTTTACTTGCTTAAAAAGACAGTTAAGGTGTCGGTATCTTCATGTGGACAGTTGCAAATGGATAGTGAACAG ATGATGAAAGCAAAGCGCTTTCAAGAATTCTTTTTTAATGGTTTATTTGGGAGATTATTTGTTGGCTCCAAATCTTctagaaagaagagagaatttcTTCTCAACAAGGAAGCAAGTTTTTGCTGGAACCCAGATTACATGTATTTACTTCTCCCCCTGGAGATGTCAAAAACATCAAGTGTCGATTCCTGGAAAATCAATTGGACGGCGATAACTTCCTGCTTCGACGCAGTTGAATTTATGAAGAAAGAACATTCTTTTGGTACTGAAGATAGTAAAAGTAAGACAGTAAGCTCAGTTCCTTCTGGGACTCTCCCTGCCGAGATTGACGAGGACAAGAAAATACACTTTGCCGATGGTTCGCTCGGTGCTTGCAAACTTAAACAAGTAGTGGTCGTGGCTATTCACACCGGAAGGATCTACTCGATTCTTGAAGTTGCCTCTGATATGTCTGCAGACAGTCCTTTTGAGGGAAATGCAGATGGTGGCTCTTCAAAATTTAGTTCCTATGCTGAGTACTTTAACAAAAA GTATGGCATAGTGTTAAAATACCCAGGACAGCCTTTGTTGCGGTTAAAGCAAAGTCATAATCCATACAATCTTCTAGTGAATTTCGTGGAAAAAG GTCGCAAGGGCAAGGCATCCCAACCTGGCTGTGTTGAGAAGCCGTTGAATCATGTTTATATGCCGCCTGAGCTTTTACTTACTGTTGATGTTCCGGTATATGCAATGAAAGCATTCTACTTGCTGCCATCTTTGTTGCATCGTTTAGAATCCTTGATGTTAGCCAGCCAACTTAGGGGAGAGATCAACTGCCCAATTCACGTACCGAGCTCTCTG ATCCTAGAGGCACTTACAACCCTGAGATGCTGTGAGAGTTTTTCAATGGAACGCTTGGAATTGCTGGGTGACTCTGTCTTGAAGTATGCTGTCAGTAACCATCTCTTCCTTAAATATCCTGAGAAGCATGAAGGACAACTATCAGCTCAGCGATCATTGGCTGTTTGTAATGCAACCTTGCATAAACGGGGGACGGACTGTCAATTGCAG GGATACATCCGAGATAGTGCATTTGATCCGCGTCGTTGGGTGGCTCCGGGACAGCGCACTCTATTTCCTTGTCCTTGTAGTTGTGGTGTGGACACACCAAATGTTCCTCTGGACATTAAATTTTCCACTGAAGACCCGAAAATAGTGGTTGGAAAGTGCTGCGACCGGGGCCACCGATGGATGGGCTCAAAAACCATATCGGATTGTCTGGAAGCCCTCATCGGTGCATTTTATGTTTCTGGTGGATTGATAGCAGCTCTTCATATGAATAAGTGGCTTGGAATCGACACTGAGGTTGACTCTTCATCTGTTGTTGAAGCCATCAATAGTGCAGCTCTGCATTCGTTTGTCTTGTCAACTGATGACCTTGACATTTTGGAGTCGAAAATTGGTTATAACTTCTCTGTTAAAGGACTTTTGCATGAAGCTATAACACATGCATCTTGCCAAGAACAAGGGCTGCCATACTGTTATCAG AGGCTTGAATTTCTTGGTGACTCTGTGCTGGACATTCTTATTACGTGGTATCTCTATCAGAGTCATGCTGATGTTGACCCAGGTGAGTTGACTGATTTGCGTTCGGCTTCTGTTAACAATGAAAATTTCGCTCAAGTTGCTGTGCGGCACAACTTCGAAAAGCATCTTCAGCACTGCTCAACCTCTCTTCAGAGCCAGATTATGGAGTATGTACAATCATTTAACAGACCTGAAATTGACACAAGAGATCTGCAACACATGAAAGGCCCTAAG GCTCTTGGAGACATGGTGGAAAGTATTGCAGGCGCTATTCTTATTGATACGAAGCTTAATCTTGATGAAGTATGGAGAATATTCAAACCGCTTTTATCTCCAATTGTCACACCCGATAAGCTCGAATTGCCTCCTTGGCGTGAACTGAATGAGCTGTGTGACCATCTTGGGTACTTCGTCAAAGAGAATTGCGTAAATAAGGGGGAAACTGTGCATGCCGAGATTCGTCTACGGCTTGATGATGATGAGCTGTTTGGCCAGGGTTATGAGCGATGTAAAAAAGATGCCAAAGGGAAAGCGGCCCTTCATTTGTTAAAGCAACTTGAG AAAAGGGGAATCTCGTTTAACAAGTCTgtcgcaaaaaaaaagaaacacagtTCTGAGGATGATGCTGATTTGTCTCCATTACAAGCGATGGTTGACAAAGACAGCCATGGAATGGATGGAGATATCTCGGGCCCAGAACCTTGTAAGAAACAAAGGACTTCTGGAAGTCAATTGCCCACAGAGGCAGACGGAAAAATTGTGCCGGTGGATTGCAGTGTAAAGGAATCCAACTTCGATTCTTCTGAACCAG TTCTCGTAACCGTCAACATGAAAAAAGGCGGGCCTCGATCGTCTCTCTTTGAACTATGCAGGAAACTCCTGTGGCCGATGCCCAAATTTGAAACGACTGAACAAAAATCAAA GACACCAATTGAATTTGGCGAAGGCGCCGAGAAAAAAGTTGGATTCAGTAGTTTCACATCGAAAATTATCTTGCACATACCCAAATTTGGCGACATGGAATCAACTGGAGATCCTAAAGCCGATAAGAAAAGCTCGTTCGACTCCGCCGTGCTGACTATTTTTAACGAGCTCGAAAAGCAAGGGAGGATTATCATTGCTAAAGAATAA